TGCTTGATTCTATGTTTTATATCACAAAGATAATAACTGAATACGAATTATCACTATTTAAAGAGAAGATTCCCACATGAGACCAAACGATACTTATAAAGCATCGATTTCCGAATCGGAAAGTCCCGTCACCTCGCGGATAGCATCAAAGGACATGCCCATCCGTTTCAACTGACCGGCTATGATACGGCGTTCTTCCGCTTTACCTTCTGCCTTGCCTTTCGCCAGTCCCTTCTCCATCCCTTTCTCTAGTCCTTTCGCCATCCCTTCCGCCAAGCCTTCGGCTCTCCCCTTCTGCTCGGCAAACTCCATGGTCACCAGACTATCACGATACACCTTGATGCTCTCGTCATACTTCATACGCTCTTCCTTGGAAAGAGAGGCGATGTCGACAATCTTTTCAAGCTTCTCGAATACCGACTTTCGCGCCTTAAAAGGCATTCTGTTCAATGTTTCCATATTCTTCAGTACATAAATCCAACGTTCAAAATCTGTCACGCATTCCTCCTCTTCCTTCGTAAAAGAGGGAAGCTCGATGAAAATAAAACGAAGCTTGTCGGAGAATTGTTCGTGCGTGTCACGGTCGGAAAGAACGATGTCCGTGCGAAGCTTGTGGGGCATATCCTCCAGACGGAAGTTCATAAAGAAAACACCATAAACGGCTTTCAAGCTGAAACGCCAGTCGGCACCCTTCTCCCCTTGGCGAGAAACGGCATGGGAAAGATAATACAAAGCGCGTTCGCGGAAATTAACCTGCTGGCGGTTCTGCATCTCGACGATAAACTGCTCGCCGTTCTCGGTCGTACAGTAAATGTCGTAGATGACACCACGGTCGCCCATATACTCGGGCAAGACCTCCTTATCCAGAAAAGTGATGTCAGTGATGCTCTTTTCGTCCACTAGAAGGTCATTGAGAAAATCTATCAGCAAGTCCTTGCTGACTTCCTGACCGAAGATTTTCTTGAAACCGACGTCCGTGAAAGGATTGATATATTTTGCCATTATGGTATAAGTTTATCTGTTGGATTTCACAAAGATAACGCTTGAAAATGAATTATCACAATTTAAAAGAAGATTTTTGCTACCGTGTGATTCTGTGATTATTCATTATCTTCTCAATCAACTGTCGCATTTATAACTTAAACTTAAGGTCAACTCTCTACAAAATAAAAAAAATGAAAATTATCTGTCATCTGTCACACATTGGTACATAATCATCTGATTACAAACATTTAATCGTGTGACAGCACGTGGTGACAGCAAGGTAACGGCAATTTTGCTGTCACACATGCAATCATGATGTATCATAATCAACAGCCTGTCAGATATTAATCATTGAGAGGATCAGGCATTAATTGAGTATCGGTTTTAGAATCTGTTTAAACCTTTCTTCAATAATAATTTTATAGCTGATATTTTAACCGAATGCTTTTTTCACAATCCACCTTTTGTAAACAGGTCTGCATCCCTGTTTTTTTATATGCACTATGTATGGATAACTACTTATCAGAGATGGGAACTTTCTTAAAATTTTTATTTCACCCCTTTTGAAACAAGCTCTTCTCATCACGTCTGTCTATAGTCAGCAGAAAAGGTATTAACAGTTGCGTTCTTGGCTGTTAACGAAAAATTTCCTACCCATTAAATATAAACTTCCTCTGGATAGGAAGGAAACTTTCTTTTCATTCGATGCAAACTATAAACGCAAGCTTTGATTATATAATTGCAAGTTGCGTTTTTATAATCAAAGCCTTTGTTTTTATAAACGAAGCTTGCGTTTATAGATTACGGTTAACGAAGAATAAGTTTACATGCTGATAATAAGAAGTTTACAATTAATGAATGAGAACTTTTTTATTAATGAATGAAAAGTGGGTTATTAAGAGCCTGCTCCGAGTTTTGCCCGACACAGTTTTGAGAGTTGCTTTCGAGTATATTTTCTGTTGTTGTGAGGAGCATGACGGAAACTATGTGACGAATAAAAACTGGTCGGTAAAGCCTATCTAACACAATCTCAGGAAAATTTAAACAGGCTCTTAATCATTAAACAAGATCAATTCTATACTTTTCATGTTCTTTTTTTAAGATTTTCCCTATATTTCATACAAAAATAAGACACCTTTCTCATATAAACATATAAAGTTCATGTTTAATATACCCACCCTTAAAATATCTCTTCCAACCAAAATGAGCAATCGTTATATAAACAACATAGAAAAGAGGGTTCCGAAAAGGGTACCCTTCATCTTTTTTATAGCTTTTATGTGTGTTGCGTACTTTTTTGCCCAACTATAAAAATTGCGACTATCCAACTTATATTTCTCTCTAAACTGTCGTTATAAACTGCTCCATTTCCCTTTTTCTTAGTCTTTTTCCCCTTGGCTATCATTTTTCCAATGTTGAAGGCAATAGCTAAGATACCAAAGTCCATGACAATCTTATCAAAGCCTACATGCCTGAATCTCTTATATCCCTTATTCCATTTTATTTGCCCAAAGACTGCTTCTACCTCCACCGGTCTTTTGCTTCTATGTTTGAGCCCTTCCGGTGAAATGAGCCTCTCTCGTGCCAGTTGCTTGTATCGTCTTAATTTATGGTTAACTCTGATCTCTCTATTTCCTTTTCCCTTGTGATATTTATTCCGCAGAGGACATTCCTTGCAGTCTGCGGCACGGTAAACGCTTATTTCACTTTCATACCCATTATCATTGACAGTCCGGGTTTTGTAAGCAAGCTTCATATGCTGTCCCATTGGGCATACAAAGTAATCATCCGATTCGTTATAGTATAAATTCTCTTGTTTAGAGATATCCCCTTTCCATTTCTTAGTTTGCTCCACATGAAAATAATTATACTTCACATAAGCGCTTATACCAAAGTATCCCATAAACTCATAATTCTCTTCGCTTCCATATCCGGCATCCGCGCAAACCTCCTTCATCAAACGGTTGTATCTCAGCCAACCATATAATAGAAATGGAATTAGCGTTAAGGTATCACCGGGATTGTGAGAGAAAGCATAATTTGTTATAAACTGGTTTTCGGTAGATATCTGCAGATTATATCCCGGTTTAAGTTGTCCGTTTTTCATGTGATCTTCTTTCATGCGCATGAAAGTAGCATCAGGATCTGTTTTGGAATAGCTGTTTCTTTCCTGCATCGTATCCAGGTGCTTCTCATAATCTTGCAGTTTGGGAAGATGTTCTTCCTTAAGTTTCTTAATCTGACGAAGCTCACGTTTGCCGCGGTTCTCAAGATTGATAGCATCTATTTTTTCCTTCTGTGAATGCACCCTTTCAAACGTTTGCTACGAAAATCATTGATAGTACGAAAGTCGGGAGTTGATTTACCCGAAAGCCACATATAAAGGATGTTCTCCTGAAGTAGGCGAGCTATCTTACGACAGGAATAAACATTGTTAAGGTAGGCGAAGAATAATACCTTTAGAAGCATACGGGGATAATAAGCTGGACAACCGCCACCGTTATAAGTAGACAGCAACGGACTAATGTCAAGGTCATCAACGATCCGATTGACAAGCCTGACCGGAGCATCCGAAGCAATATTTTCATCAAGACGCGAAGGAAATAGTACTCCCATGCCTTGAGAACACTCCTTAAATTGTATATTTGTTCACCCGATTAACATGCTCTAAGATAAGAATTTTAGAGCAAATAAAAAAGTCTGAGCTTGGGAAAGTTCAGACTTTTGCACAAATAAATAGAGGGTACCCTTTTCGGACACCCTCTTTTTAACATAAGCATTATTTCACTTACGCAATAATTCTATTCACATACAACTTCAAATTCATCCACAATCAAAGTACTACCACCGGCACCTTTAAATGAATCACCATCTTTACTTGAAGAGCAAACTATAGCAAATTTATATTTGCTATTTCGGTCATACTCTTGTAAATATTCAAATTCAATGTTAAAAGGAGTATATTCTTTAATATCCTCAACGATAATATTAGCAACAGCAACTCTTAATTCCGAAGTGTTCACATCGTGACCTGTCAATACAATCTCTTTACCATCCTCACCTGTTTGCACTTTATACAATATGGCTTGAATCTGTCCTTTATCTTTAATATCAACCGGTTTTACATCCTCATGATTAGAAGCGTCAAGATAATTAGAACCTGATTCATATTTATAAACACCCTTAAAACGAAGCGGTTTTCCACCTAAACCAACTGTTTCTGCATCAAGACCAAATTTAGTACAACTCAACCTATCACCTTGCAAAGCAGGCATCATATCAAATTTACCAATAAAAATAGAACCGGCAGTAATCTTCGGAACTAATGAACTTGGCTCATTTGGATATTCAAAAGTTATCAATTTAGCCGCATACGTACCATCCTCTCTAGTTTCTTTTCTCAACAAAGTACCACCTAAAAAACCTGCTCCAGCAGCACTTCCTGCCCACAAATCTTTGGGTAACAGTTCATCATTCTTAGTACCTTCCTTCCATTCTTCAAAAGAATATTTCAATACACTGCGAGTACCTTCTACAAAAGCCGTATAAACTTTCACGGTTCCATCTTCCGCCATCACAGTATAAGTCACTTTCTTATTATTCGAGAAGTCCTGTTCTACACCGGAAGCCGGAGTAATAGTTGCTCCTTCAGATATTTCAATAATAGGAGTAAACTTGAAAGATGCTGCCTTCTCATTAACAGCAAAAACAATCGTACCAGCTTCTTCATTTATAACTGGTTGTTCTACCACTGCCTCATCGTCAATGATGAAACTTGCAATCTTAGCTTCACTACTTTCCGAACCTGTCAATTTAGTACCTTCATATACCACTTTCACAGCCTGTTCCAAATCACCCAATTTGGCAGCGATATCCAAATCAACTACTACTTTATTACCAGAGATATGTCCTTGGGCATTAATATCACCAGTCAAATTATATTGTGTCACATTCAAGACTTGCTTTCCTGTAAAACGATAGCTGTTTCCATCTTTCTCCAAAGCACAATCAGTCAAAGCAATAGTACCCAAGTCCATTCCCATAAAATTGAAATCCTTCAATTCCATATTAACAGAAGCATCTCCTGCCTTAGATATTGTTATATTTTTAGGAATATCAGATCCTATTGTAGTTCCATCCAAAGAAATATCCAATGTTCCTTTATAAACTCCGGCAATTTCAGCATCTATAGGATAAACAACAGCATCGTCATCGTCACTACATCCCGTAAACAAAGTCACAGAACAAACGAGCATAAACAAATACAACAAACTTTTCTTCATAATTTTCATTGTTAGTTAATAATCTTTTTTTCGATAAAAAATCGAGTGCAAAGTAATGACTTTGCATTTACCCTCGCAAGGTCTATTCTTTGTATTTTATGTTCTATTTTTAAGATTTGTATGCCAGACTTCCCATTTTTAACCCCAAAATGAGATAGTTTTTTCAAGACAAACCTATATTTAACCGATTGGTATCGACTGATTTCATTTCAAACGTATAACCATCCATACTAAAATCCGAAACAGAGGAAGTCACAACATCATGATTGACCCTCATTTGGTTGAAAAAGAAAGTTTCACGAACATTCCCAATCTCCGACTGTTCTCCTCCAAGATTGTATATCAGATTGGTATTATCAAGATATATCTTATCTACTTTCCCCAATCCGCGTATTCCTTCCGTATCATCACGAAGCTGGGCTATCAGCCCGGCTTCTTCAATATAAAGACAATAATCCGCCACGCTGTTGCGGCTCACATTGAGGGCGGTAGCTATACTACTGATCCTACACCACGAGGGGTACTTTGTTCTTCAAACAGAACTCCAGTATGGACTCGCCTTGTGGCATGGCTTCCGCTTTGTAGCGGATGAACAGCCTTTCGAAATCACTGCTGCTATACATATGTTTTTAGTTTTGGATTACAGCAGCGAAAGTCAGTGTTATTATGGTTGGGAGCAATACGTCATGTCGGACGCTTACAACGCTTTGTTTCATTAGAAGGACACAATTTTGAAACTAATCATCATAATCGTATTTCAAACTAAAATCATCTACCCATAAAGTACTGCCATCTCCCCCGGTAAAGTAGTCACCATACTTACTTGCCGTACATACTAACACCAGATATTTAGGAACACGACTAGTAGAACGATAAACTAAAGGTAAATCCAACTCTGTGTATTGAGGTATAGTTTTTCCGGAAATGAATTCCGCATAAGCAATGATATTCGGGTCATTCTTATCGAATAATTTACGCTCACTCTTCTTAGTTCGAATTTCCACAGGTTCATCCCAATCACCTAAAGCTACATAAATATAACAAGAATCAGGTCGACCTTTCAAATAACTGAATTCAGAAGTTGATTTGTCGATAATTACGCTTGTATATTTAATATGTCCTTTCAGACGAGTGGGACGTTCTGTAAATGGCTTGCCAAAACTAAGCACTCCATCAGTAACATCTGTTCTCAAATAATCTCCGACAAACAAGTTACCAGCAGCAAATTTCAATACAATATAAACAGATTTCAACTGTGCAGCCTTACCCGAGCCATTCCATGTATCAAACACCGGAATCGTATTACTGGTGCCAACAGTAGTAGCACCTTTGTTACCCGTATCCCAATACCCTTTCTCCATCCCTTCTGCCCATGGTTTCCAAAGTATCTTGTTATTGCCCTTATCCTCTTTACTCCAATCCTCGAACAAACCGCCCGGAATTTCTACCGCCTTTCCTGTTGTAAAAGAAAGTTCTGTACCATAGTCAGTTCCAGAATAAGCTCGGCAAATATATTCTGTCTCCGCCTTTAGGTGTGGAACACAAGCCGTAAATGCCGCTCCATCAAATGTTATATAAGATTTATCTACTTTTTGCCATTCAAGTGCGGAAGTCTCACGGATTTCAAACCCATTATCCTCTCCTTCAAGCCCTTCACCATATAACCATGCTACATTCACCCATCCATCGGCCTGCTTCGTTTCAGCATTTTTATCTTTACGATAAGCACGCACTTCCCATTCTTCTTCAAAGGAATCTTTATATTTCACCAAGATTTTGGCAGAAGCGTAATTGGAATATACAGTCCAATTCAAAGAAGGTATTTCAGTACTTCCATTATAAGTAGCTCCTACCGGTCCCAACTTCAGTTCAAGCAATTGCAGCTCTTTCCACTTTGTGTCTTTTGTCACATATGCCACAGCCAACCGCTGTTCTTCATTAATATCAGATACCCCAACTTGATTTTGGAGTTTATAAGTTCGATCTATATTACGCTTGGCAAGGATACTCCACTGATAATTTTGATAAAGTGACAATGTTACTTTATAAGGACTCGTCAAATCAATAATATCGTTCACCGCAAGTGTACTTTCAGCACCTTCCGTCACAGTGAAAGCAGTAACCTGAACTTTTTTCAAATCCTGCGTCTCTTCTATATTAAGTGTGACTGTACGGTTTTCTTCGGAAATAACAGCATTCCCTTGCTGTCCGGTCACTTGCATTTCTATAATAGATAATGCAATCTGCGGATATCCTATGTCATTTTTGATACAGCTTTGCAGTAAACATACGATTACTGCACTAAGAGATAAATTATATATAATACGCATCACCATTACATGCAAAAAGTTAAACCAATATTTATATTAAACAGATTGATCTTAAAATCAGCACCGCTAGACCGTCGTTTTCCAGTTTCTCCCAAATTATTGCTTTGTTTCTCCAATCTATATTTGAAACCCACTACTCCAAAAGAAAGTTCTGCACAAACATTCTGTGTTATAAAAACAGAGATGCCCGGATTGATACCCAAATGCAATTCATTTATCGTTGTATCCGTCCGCTTATATTCCGCTCCTTCTCCTCTGGCAAAACTCGATGTCCCATTCAAATACGTTAATGTCGTCTCATTAAATAATCCGAATAATTTTCCCCTATCAAGCCCGACATACGAACGGTGGAACAAGCCAAAGGAATACAAGTCTTCCGCATATCTCATATTACTCAATGAGAAATCCGACTCTTCATCAATATTAAGCGATATATTTCCTAAATCAGCAATTGTATGATTATATCCGAGCTTCATTCCGACTACAACATTATCCTTCACTGCATAACCAACAAAAGGCTTAACTGAAAACATTTTAAAGTTACAATCAAAATCCTTCAGCATAGAAAACAGCAAACGGCTGTCATCACTATCAAAATTAACATAGGAGAAAGTAAGACCACCAATCCATTTTTTCTTAGGAATAAACCGATAACTTACAATTCCACGATCAAAGCGTCCGATTGGTTTGATATGAATCAAGTTAGTGTTCTCTACAACATCTTTCTTCCTCTCCAATTCCGCTTTATCCAAATAAATGGTATCACGTATTATAACTGTATCCCGTTGTTGTGCCGAAAGTGTCTGTACTCCAGCCAACACAACCATTACACATATATAGATTAATCGACTCATTATTTCTTTCTTATAAGTAGAATGCTATACCTAATCCAATAGAGAATAGGTTAATTTTAAAGTTTGCCGCACTCGACGAACGCTCTCCGACATACACTTGATCTGTAGTTTGTTTTACCTTACTAAAATCCAATCCAAGAACCCCAACACTGACCTCAACTGCCGTAAAATTATTTATAAACGCAACAATACCGGGAGCGACTCCCAAGCCAAAATCTGTAGTTTTCGAATATGTTCCGCTTAGTGAAGTATTATCCTTTGTGATTACTTTAGACTGGCTTCCACCAACCTCCAATCTGGTTTCAGCGAAAAGAGCAAAACGTTTGCTCGTCCCTATGTTGATATAATTTCGAAGAATTCCAATGGCACTGTACGTGTGCTTCAATTGATACATATCATTCACATCAAACTTGGTATCTTCGTCAAGATTCAGAGTCACTCCATCCAATTTTGTCAATGTACGTCCATAAGAGAAACGTCCTCCGGCAGCCACATTATCTTTAAATGCATAACAAAACATCGGACTCACCTTAAAGGTATATCCATCTGAATTGAAACCATCAATTACCAGAAACTGATAGTTCTGCTCGCTATGTTCGGAATAAGAAACCGAACTGCCAACAATCCATTGCCCTTTCGGAACAAAGGTGTGAGCCTCTATATTACGTTTAAACTCTTGTGCCTGAGCAGTCATACCCACTATCAACAAGAGATATATTAAAATCTTTTTCACGTGCAATATTTATTTGATAATCAATGGTTAATACACTAGTTCTACATCATCTATCCACATTATACTCCCCACAGCTCCGGCAAAATAATCTCCATAGCGACTAGAAGAAGCAACCATCACGATATATTTGGGCAAACGGGTGTTATCTCGATAATCCAAAGGAATGATAATCTCCGCCATTTCAGTGTCTCCGCCAACATCCTCCGTAAAAATACGCTCTCCATAGGCAATTATATTCTCATCATTCGGATCAAAAGTGCGTGTGTTTTCCGGATGATTAAAATCCGTCTGTGCAACGACAGCCCATTCATATCCCGAAATATATTCACTACCCGTTCCAGGCCAATCACCTACAGCCACATAAATGATTCCCTGATCCGGCTCCCCTGAAATAAGTCCTTGTTCAGGCAAGGCGTTGTTAGTTACTACTTCAGGACGATACTTAACATAGACACGTAAAGCTGACGGACGGGCTGTAAAAGGACGCCCCCAACCTAAGACACCATTTCCTTTCCATCCATCCATTATGGTTTTCAAATATCTTCCGGCAAACAGATTACCTGCTGCAAACTGTCCGATTCCAAGAACTTTGGCATCTGTTGAAGTTAACTTAGCAGAATATGTTCCACTATGTTTAATAGAAGCATCAGCAACCGTAATATCGACACTCGCAGATTTGGAACCATGATTTCCTGAATCCCAAAAAATATCACTTTCGGCAGATGAAGTCGCAATATAGGCAGGCATACTTCCCGACCAATATTCAAAACTACTATTTTCCAGTTGCAATGCTTTTTCCGTAGTAAACGTACAGACAACTGTAGATAGCACATCACCATCCATTAATTGATATTCATATTTCGTGTCAGAAAGCAATCCCGTCACAGCAGACGCGCTCTGAACATTCTGCCCGTCACGAACAGCATCTACTATTTTCCAATCTTGCTCATCCGCCTTACGATAGCGGAAGGCCAATGCACCTTGTGGCTCACGACCGGGAAGAACAGTACCATACAGAGTAGCTTTTGTTGCCCACACTTCATAGACCGGAACAGGTTCTGTTTGTACGGTAGCATCCGAAACTACCATCTTCCAGTTTGCTGTACGCATCTTATTATTTGCATCTGTCGCAGTCAGGCTAATTGCATAAGTACCTTCGTTAACCGTATATTTCCGAATCAAATCAGCAGACAGAATCAGATTCAATGCATATCCTTTGGATTCTGCTTTTTCATCAATCAGTATTCCACCTTCCGTCAACTGAGTTTTTTGTTCCTCTGTCAGATTTTTCAAGTCAAAAGAGTTTTCACTTGTTGCCAAAAATTCAGGAAACTGTTCAGATGAAAGAAGCACTTGTTGCAAAGCAGAAGAGCCGGTAATATTTATAGTAACATCCGAACCACTTTCAGTAGCGACATAACTTGTGGCATCCAGATTGAAGATTTCATCTCCATATGCAGCAGTAAATACCGGGCGACGGTAATACACAACCTCTTCTTCAATGATTTCCAACGGAGTGGCATCCACTCGTAAATGTAAAATAGCCCCTCCGGTATCAGGATTTCCCACCTCAATATCCTTGTATTCATAAGTCAACTGATAAAGAGTGGCCGCTTTCGCTTGTGGAATAGTATCAACCTGTGTGTACGGACGTCCTGCAATATCAGTTGCCGAAAATGTGCAAAACAAAGTATCGCAATCGGCTGGAAGAGAGAAATATCCCATTGCTTCCAAATTATCCGCATTAAAATCCAATATTCCATTTTCTGCCTTTACGGCTATTGACACAGCATATTCTTCTTTAAAAACAGTTTTCAAAGATTCACCGAAAGCAACTTTTGTTACTGTGTTTGCAATATTACATATCACATCTACCGGGGTTACTTTTGCTCTCTCTACAGTGAAAGGTTCAACTCCCTCATAGAACTTTTTGGTAAACGATGCAGCCACAGAATCTCCGGCAGTCACCCGTACACGGTATTCGCCGGAAGGCAATGTTATCCCTTCTTCCGGAAGTTCTGCCGTACCCAAGTATTTACGAATCAACTTATCCGTATCATAAATTCGAATTTTACAATCTTTTACCAAGGCACTTTCTTCATCGGCAGTCAGAGAACGAGTAACAACTACCTGCAAGTCATTTTTCATCTGTACCCCCAAACGAAGCGTACCTTCTCCACCATAGCCTACATTTTCATCACTCTGACAACCACTTAAAGCCAACAGAGATAAAATGATATATTTATTAATCTTTTTCATCATACTCCTTTGCCTCACTTTTACTTGGTATTCAATGTCAAGGTAGCTGTAGCAGATGCATTTGTTACATCTTTCACCGTAATCTTAAACTGATGCATGCCATGATATACCTGCAACAGTGGAACAAATTTTGTAATATTAAAAGGTACCGTCTCTGTTGTTTTCACTTCATCTCCAACCGGGAAACCTAATGAAATCAAGTTATTTTTATGATCCTCATCTGCCGGCGGGTTTGCCAAATCAAAGGACGTAGCACCAAACAACTCTACTACAGCTGCCACAAAATCGTTATCAGAACTTGTAATCTCCACAATCACATTCTTTATTCCTCTGGAAGCCAACAAATTCACAACAACAAGACCATCAACCTCTTCATTATAGTCATTTGCATCAATTGGAGTATTCAAATCAAAATTCTTATTACCACTTGTCACAGTAGGGTCAGTACCTTCCTTATCTCCTCCTGATGGAAAGTCGTCTATTCCCTCTTCCTCTCCGGGATGAACAGAACCATCCAACTCTACAATATCACAAGTAACATCATACTCAACAGACGGATTGGCAGCTCCTCCTGTTCCCGGATCACCATTGGCATCCCGCAATGTATAAGTAATAATCAATTGAGAACCCATATTTATATTGGAAAAAGATTTATTAATCGGCACATCTAGTTCATCATCAAGCTCACCTATAAACTTCGCATCAATCACGTTACCACTTGCTGCTGCAGGAAAATAACCGGCACGAGTTTCATCTTTTTCAAAATTAAGAGAGTATTTATTATTAACAGTAACTTTAATATTAGCCTCATCCCCCAACAATTTCCTGAAATTCTCATCATATTGGATAGTCACCATGATACAATTCAATGTACAGTTAACCGTTTCAAGATTAGTAATCTGATCTTTCTGAATCTCAAAATTCTTCGATCCTTCACAATAAGGCTCATCAAATAAAGCTATGCCAACATTAGGAGCATGAGCTATCACTTTATATTTTCCCACCTTTAACTGAAAAATCTCAGGAAGCTCACTATATTTCCATTCCGAAACCAAAGTTTCATCTTCTGCATTATAGATGCCTACTATATAATTACTGGGATCTACTGTTTCAGCACGAGATACCGGAGTAGCATTTACATTTACCGACAGTCCCATAGAAGCCAAATTCACTTGTCCATAATCATTGGACTCTTTTCCAAAATCCATGTTTTCGCGATCACAAGCTGACATTAATATTATCAAAACAGTCAGCAACAAATATGTCGGATGAATTATTTTTTTCATATCATTTTTATTTAATGTAAATTAGTTTGCATATTCTAAAACCAGATCATCGATAACCAAAACATTACCTATAGCTCTAGTATCTCCATATCCAGCAAAGAGTCCTAAACTGCCACTATATCCGTTCACAGATGGCGTAGAAGCAGTACTTGCCAAAAACTCAACAGATATGTGTGTCGGTGAAAGTTGAATATTCTTATATTCAATACCAACTATTCCCTGAGTGTCAACAGGAGTAGCCATTGAACTCGTCAATTCCAACATACCTTCACCTAATACAACAATACTTCCATCGTCTTCACGATGTTCTATTTTCACAACAGCAGAAGCAGATTCACCATTTATAGAATGAAAACGATAAATAAATGACATCTGAGTAGGACGAGAACTAAATATATGTCCATATTGTTCTCCTGATTGTTTATCATATTGACCTATAAACAAACAACCTGATGTTTTCTTTCTACAATTAGGAGAATTCTTTTTAGAACAAGTACTTCCTGCCCCCCAGCCTACAACAGCTATTTCTGCAGAATACTCACCGTTACACGGTTTATTCGAAATTCCTATTTTTGAGCTAGCAGAATGGTTAGAATTAACATAGGTAGTACTCAGATGATATCTATAAAAATAAGATTGATCATCGGATTCAGCTGTACTCAAATCGTTGCGTGTTGCCCACCACGGCTCATTTTCACCTTCTAAATAAGGATATGCAGTATATATTTCCTGATTTCCATTACTAATACCACTTATTTTATCTGATTTCCATACAAACTTCTCATACCATTGTTCAAAGTTTGAATTAGGTATCTGTAATTCACTTTCCGTATTAATTTCCAATTCATCAGAAGCTGCAACAATATCTCCTTCCAAATCCTTTTTCACAATACGAAGATCTATTTTCTCCCCTGCAGGCAATCCGGTCATGGACACAGAAGTATTATCAACACTATAAACCGGATTTATCTCTTTCCCGTCATTAAAACATAAAAATTCCCAACCGTCCTCAATACTTTTGTCCACTTGTACTGTTGCTTTCTTTGTCCAAACATCACCAGGATAAGCCAGACTAAGTGTATACAATGGAGCTTCAACAGTACTTTCTACCGACTTCATCCGACGAAGGTAGTTAGCTTCTATTTGCATTACGGAAGTCTGTGACTCAGGCAAAACAAA
The Bacteroides caecimuris DNA segment above includes these coding regions:
- a CDS encoding DUF4493 domain-containing protein, coding for MKKIIHPTYLLLTVLIILMSACDRENMDFGKESNDYGQVNLASMGLSVNVNATPVSRAETVDPSNYIVGIYNAEDETLVSEWKYSELPEIFQLKVGKYKVIAHAPNVGIALFDEPYCEGSKNFEIQKDQITNLETVNCTLNCIMVTIQYDENFRKLLGDEANIKVTVNNKYSLNFEKDETRAGYFPAAASGNVIDAKFIGELDDELDVPINKSFSNINMGSQLIITYTLRDANGDPGTGGAANPSVEYDVTCDIVELDGSVHPGEEEGIDDFPSGGDKEGTDPTVTSGNKNFDLNTPIDANDYNEEVDGLVVVNLLASRGIKNVIVEITSSDNDFVAAVVELFGATSFDLANPPADEDHKNNLISLGFPVGDEVKTTETVPFNITKFVPLLQVYHGMHQFKITVKDVTNASATATLTLNTK
- a CDS encoding DUF4493 domain-containing protein, whose product is MMKKINKYIILSLLALSGCQSDENVGYGGEGTLRLGVQMKNDLQVVVTRSLTADEESALVKDCKIRIYDTDKLIRKYLGTAELPEEGITLPSGEYRVRVTAGDSVAASFTKKFYEGVEPFTVERAKVTPVDVICNIANTVTKVAFGESLKTVFKEEYAVSIAVKAENGILDFNADNLEAMGYFSLPADCDTLFCTFSATDIAGRPYTQVDTIPQAKAATLYQLTYEYKDIEVGNPDTGGAILHLRVDATPLEIIEEEVVYYRRPVFTAAYGDEIFNLDATSYVATESGSDVTINITGSSALQQVLLSSEQFPEFLATSENSFDLKNLTEEQKTQLTEGGILIDEKAESKGYALNLILSADLIRKYTVNEGTYAISLTATDANNKMRTANWKMVVSDATVQTEPVPVYEVWATKATLYGTVLPGREPQGALAFRYRKADEQDWKIVDAVRDGQNVQSASAVTGLLSDTKYEYQLMDGDVLSTVVCTFTTEKALQLENSSFEYWSGSMPAYIATSSAESDIFWDSGNHGSKSASVDITVADASIKHSGTYSAKLTSTDAKVLGIGQFAAGNLFAGRYLKTIMDGWKGNGVLGWGRPFTARPSALRVYVKYRPEVVTNNALPEQGLISGEPDQGIIYVAVGDWPGTGSEYISGYEWAVVAQTDFNHPENTRTFDPNDENIIAYGERIFTEDVGGDTEMAEIIIPLDYRDNTRLPKYIVMVASSSRYGDYFAGAVGSIMWIDDVELVY